One region of Olleya sp. Hel_I_94 genomic DNA includes:
- a CDS encoding TonB-dependent receptor, with the protein MFSTKKQIILTIASLLITVFAFAQEREGDTIQTGVIDVVKPYTPSISDAFKVKETPTLDDTETATKKEVKYNIFSFPVASTFTPAKGKAAVVDKAKKVKLYDNYATLGVGTYTTIVGEAYLNHAIGRDQIFSAYVGHHSSQGDIENVLTDNGFSDSKLNLTYTKKDRDYSWTALGGFQYQTYNWYGLQQPLFNQATADSLDVGHSFINGYVGGDITFEDAIVSSGSILYRRFGDNFGSGENRFKANAIGTINIQDNDVDIEVFMDYIGGSFDKAYADPNQINYGNFQIGLAPTFQLKQDDLTVDLGVKAVYLNDTEASKSKFFIYPNIAASYRLVDEVLIAFGGVTGGLNQNSYYDFAQENPFVSPNLFIAPTDQQYKAFAGIKGKLSNTMSYSVSGNYYSEKNKALYTNNDITTNLEPYTYGNSFGLVYDDVTTFSVAGELNVDINRNFTLGIKGEYFSYDVTNQMEAWNLPDLTASVFLDYQITDQWFAGANLFYVGERKDQFNIPNLISPNSGIVTLDSYFDANAHVGYHINDRFSVFAKANNIVGEEYTKWQNTPVQGIQFLAGATYKFDFQ; encoded by the coding sequence ATGTTTAGTACAAAAAAGCAAATCATTTTAACGATAGCATCACTATTAATCACTGTCTTCGCTTTTGCACAAGAAAGAGAAGGCGATACCATTCAAACAGGAGTAATAGATGTTGTTAAACCGTATACGCCTAGTATTTCTGACGCTTTTAAAGTTAAAGAAACACCAACATTAGACGATACTGAGACTGCAACTAAAAAAGAAGTAAAGTATAATATTTTTTCATTTCCCGTAGCTTCTACTTTTACGCCTGCAAAAGGAAAAGCAGCAGTTGTAGATAAAGCAAAAAAAGTTAAGTTATACGATAACTATGCAACTTTAGGCGTTGGTACGTATACCACAATAGTTGGAGAAGCGTATCTTAATCATGCCATAGGTCGAGATCAGATTTTTAGTGCATATGTAGGACATCACTCGTCACAAGGTGATATAGAAAATGTATTGACAGATAACGGATTTTCAGATTCAAAGCTTAATTTAACATATACTAAAAAAGATCGTGATTATAGCTGGACTGCTTTAGGTGGTTTTCAATACCAAACGTATAATTGGTATGGTTTACAACAGCCATTATTTAATCAAGCAACAGCAGATAGCTTAGATGTTGGTCATAGTTTTATTAATGGCTATGTTGGAGGAGATATTACTTTTGAAGACGCTATAGTATCTTCAGGAAGTATTTTATATAGACGCTTTGGAGATAATTTTGGATCAGGAGAAAATAGATTTAAAGCTAACGCAATTGGTACAATTAATATTCAGGATAACGATGTAGATATTGAAGTGTTTATGGATTACATTGGTGGTAGTTTTGATAAGGCTTATGCAGATCCTAATCAGATTAACTATGGTAACTTTCAGATTGGTTTAGCACCAACTTTTCAATTAAAACAAGACGACTTAACTGTAGATTTAGGTGTTAAGGCTGTGTATTTAAATGATACTGAAGCAAGTAAAAGTAAGTTTTTTATCTATCCAAATATAGCAGCAAGTTACAGGTTGGTGGATGAGGTTTTAATTGCTTTTGGAGGTGTAACAGGAGGATTAAATCAAAATTCGTATTATGATTTTGCTCAAGAAAATCCATTTGTCTCACCAAATCTATTTATAGCACCAACAGACCAACAGTATAAGGCATTTGCAGGAATAAAAGGTAAGCTGTCTAATACAATGAGTTACTCGGTTAGCGGAAATTATTATTCAGAAAAAAACAAAGCACTTTATACAAACAATGATATTACAACAAACTTAGAGCCTTACACTTACGGTAACTCGTTTGGTTTAGTGTATGATGATGTGACTACTTTTAGTGTTGCTGGAGAATTAAATGTAGACATAAACCGTAACTTTACTTTAGGTATTAAAGGTGAGTATTTTTCGTATGATGTTACTAACCAAATGGAAGCTTGGAATCTACCAGATTTAACAGCATCTGTCTTTTTAGATTATCAAATAACCGATCAATGGTTTGCAGGAGCTAATCTATTTTATGTAGGTGAGCGTAAAGATCAATTTAACATTCCTAACTTGATTAGTCCAAACTCAGGTATTGTAACCTTAGATAGTTATTTTGATGCTAATGCACATGTAGGCTATCATATAAATGACCGTTTTTCAGTATTTGCTAAAGCTAATAATATTGT